In a genomic window of Meriones unguiculatus strain TT.TT164.6M chromosome 8, Bangor_MerUng_6.1, whole genome shotgun sequence:
- the LOC110544545 gene encoding cytochrome P450 11B1, mitochondrial-like — MVMAFRVKAGMWLARPWQCLHSRRALGTTAVPAPKTPQPFEAIPQYSRNKWLKMLQILREQGQENLHLEMNQAFQELGPIFRHNIGRTKIVSVMLPEDAKKVLQIDDPYPIRLPLKSWLDHRALRGLSCGVFLLNGPEWRFNRLRLNPNVLSLEAVQKFVPMVDTVARDFVQNMKKMLETTHGPLSIDSYSNFFNYTIEASHFVLFGERLGLIGHDLNPGSLKFIHTLHSMFKSTTQLLFLPKSLTRWMNNRVWKEHFDAWDAISEYVAQCIKNVYRGLAEGHLENWSVVSELVTERALTMDSIHANSMELTAGSVDTTSVPLVMTLFELARNPDVQQALRQESLAAEASIAANPQRLKSELPLLQAALKETLRLYPVANVLERILSSDLVLQNYHVPAGTLVQFDLYSMGRNPAVFPRPERYMPQRWLERKRTFQHLAFGFGVRQCLGRRLAEVEMLLLLHHILKSFHVETQEQEDVQMAFRFVLMPSSSPLLTFRLAS; from the exons ATGGTAATGGCATTCAGAGTGAAAGCAGGTATGTGGCTGGCAAGACCCTGGCAGTGCCTACACAGCAGGAGGGCGCTGGGCACCACAGCAGTGCCAGCCCCCAAGACACCACAGCCCTTTGAAGCTATACCACAGTACTCCAGAAACAAGTGGCTGAAGATGCTACAGATCCTGAGGGAGCAGGGCCAAGAGAACCTGCATCTGGAGATGAACCAGGCCTTTCAGGAGCTGGGGCCCATTTTCAG GCACAACATAGGAAGAACAAAGATAGTGTCTGTGATGTTGCCAGAGGATGCTAAAAAGGTGCTCCAGATAGACGACCCATACCCTATCCGCCTACCCTTGAAATCCTGGTTGGATCACAGAGCACTCCGTGGCCTGAGTTGTGGTGTGTTTTTGCT AAATGGGCCCGAATGGCGCTTCAATAGACTGAGGCTGAACCCAAATGTTCTGTCACTGGAAGCCGTTCAGAAGTTTGTTCCTATGGTGGACACGGTAGCAAGGGACTTTGTGCAGAACATGAAGAAGATGCTGGAGACCACCCATGGACCCCTCTCCATAGACTCTTACTCCAATTTCTTCAACTATACCATAGAAG CCAGCCACTTTGTTCTTTTTGGAGAGCGGCTGGGCCTCATCGGCCATGACCTGAATCCTGGCAGCCTGAAGTTCATCCACACCTTACATTCCATGTTCAAGTCTACCACCCAGCTCCTGTTCCTACCCAAGAGCCTGACTCGATGGATGAACAACCGGGTGTGGAAAGAACATTTTGATGCCTGGGATGCCATCTCTGAATATG TCGCACAATGTATCAAGAATGTGTATCGAGGGCTGGCAGAGGGTCACCTGGAGAACTGGAGTGTCGTCTCAGAGCTGGTTACAGAGAGGGCTCTGACAATGGATAGCATCCATGCCAATTCTATGGAGCTCACTGCCGGAAGTGTGGACACG ACATCAGTCCCTTTGGTAATGACCCTTTTCGAGTTGGCTCGGAACCCAGATGTTCAGCAGGCCCTTCGGCAGGAGAGCCTGGCAGCTGAGGCCAGCATTGCTGCCAATCCTCAGAGGCTTAAGTCAGAATTGCCTCTGCTGCAGGCTGCCCTTAAAGAGACCTTGAG GCTCTATCCTGTTGCTAATGTTTTGGAGAGAATTCTAAGCTCAGACTTGGTGCTTCAGAACTACCATGTCCCTGCTGGG ACATTGGTCCAATTTGATCTGTACTCCATGGGCCGAAACCCTGCAGTGTTCCCAAGGCCTGAGCGTTACATGCCTCAGCGCTGGCTGGAGAGGAAGAGGACTTTCCAGCACCTGGCCTTTGGCTTTGGGGTGCGCCAGTGCCTGGGGAGGCGCCTGGCAGAGGTGGAGATGCTTCTCCTGCTGCATCAC attctgaaatCCTTCCACGTGGAGACACAAGAGCAAGAGGATGTGCAGATGGCCTTCCGCTTTGTTTTGATGCCCAGCTCCAGCCCCCTCCTCACTTTCCGGCTTGCCAGCTAG